In one window of Ferriphaselus amnicola DNA:
- the guaA gene encoding glutamine-hydrolyzing GMP synthase — protein MHKKILILDFGSQFTQLIARRVREANVYCELHAWDMSEADIRAFAPAGIILSGGPNSVYEDETPKAPQVVFDLGVPVFGICYGMQTMAAQLGGAVESGKVREFGYAEIRAHGHSKLFDGIQDKTNAAGHGLLDVWMSHGDKVTALPAGFSAIASNEATPFAAMADEMRRFYAVQFHPEVTHTHQGRAIIARFVHDICGCGKDWNMPDYITEAVEKIRAQVGDEEVILGLSGGVDSSVAAALIHRAIGDQLICVFVDNGLLRLNEGAQVMETFGQNMRMKIVHVDAGDEFLKHLTGVSDPEQKRKIIGREFVEVFQRESAKLKSAKWLAQGTIYPDVIESAGAKTKKAHTIKSHHNVGGLPDTMHLKLLEPLRELFKDEVRELGVALGLPSDMVYRHPFPGPGLGVRILGEVKREYAELLRRADAIFIEELRNTRDVSGKTWYELTSQAFTVFLPVKSVGVMGDGRTYEWVVSLRAVVTSDFMTAHWAHLPYELLGKVSNRIINEVRGINRVVYDISGKPPATIEWE, from the coding sequence ATGCACAAGAAAATCCTCATCCTCGACTTTGGTTCCCAGTTCACTCAGCTCATCGCGCGTCGCGTGCGTGAGGCTAATGTCTATTGCGAGTTGCATGCATGGGACATGAGCGAGGCCGACATCCGCGCGTTCGCGCCGGCGGGCATCATTTTGTCCGGCGGGCCTAACTCGGTGTATGAGGACGAGACACCGAAAGCGCCGCAAGTGGTGTTCGATCTGGGCGTGCCGGTGTTCGGCATCTGTTACGGGATGCAGACCATGGCTGCGCAACTGGGCGGGGCGGTCGAGTCGGGCAAGGTACGCGAGTTCGGTTATGCCGAGATCCGCGCCCACGGCCATTCCAAACTGTTCGACGGCATTCAGGACAAGACCAACGCGGCAGGCCATGGCTTGCTTGACGTGTGGATGAGCCACGGCGACAAGGTCACGGCGCTGCCAGCTGGATTTAGCGCCATCGCGTCCAATGAGGCTACGCCGTTCGCCGCGATGGCGGACGAAATGCGCCGTTTCTACGCCGTGCAGTTTCACCCCGAAGTCACTCACACCCATCAGGGCCGCGCCATCATCGCGCGTTTCGTGCATGATATCTGCGGCTGCGGCAAGGATTGGAATATGCCGGACTACATCACTGAGGCGGTGGAAAAAATCCGCGCGCAAGTGGGTGATGAGGAGGTTATCCTCGGGCTTTCCGGCGGGGTGGATTCCTCGGTGGCGGCGGCGCTGATCCATCGCGCCATCGGCGATCAGCTCATCTGCGTGTTCGTGGACAACGGCTTGTTGCGCTTGAACGAAGGTGCGCAGGTGATGGAGACGTTCGGCCAGAATATGCGCATGAAGATCGTGCATGTGGATGCTGGCGACGAGTTCTTGAAGCATCTGACTGGCGTCTCCGATCCCGAGCAGAAGCGCAAGATCATCGGGCGCGAATTCGTCGAAGTGTTTCAGCGTGAATCGGCTAAGTTGAAGAGTGCCAAATGGCTGGCGCAGGGCACTATCTACCCGGACGTGATCGAGTCCGCAGGGGCTAAGACCAAGAAGGCGCACACCATCAAGTCGCACCACAACGTCGGCGGCCTGCCGGATACCATGCACCTCAAGCTACTGGAGCCGCTGCGCGAGCTGTTCAAGGACGAAGTCCGCGAACTCGGCGTGGCGCTCGGCCTACCGTCCGACATGGTTTATCGCCATCCCTTCCCCGGCCCCGGCTTAGGCGTGCGCATCTTGGGTGAGGTGAAGAGGGAATATGCCGAGCTGCTGCGCCGTGCCGATGCCATCTTTATCGAAGAGCTACGCAATACCCGTGATGTCAGCGGCAAGACTTGGTACGAGCTGACTTCGCAGGCCTTTACCGTGTTTCTGCCAGTCAAGAGTGTTGGTGTGATGGGCGATGGTCGCACCTACGAGTGGGTGGTGTCGCTGCGAGCGGTGGTGACCAGTGATTTTATGACCGCACACTGGGCGCATCTGCCCTATGAGTTGCTAGGCAAGGTTTCCAATCGCATCATTAACGAAGTGCGCGGAATCAATCGCGTGGTTTATGACATCTCCGGTAAGCCGCCTGCCACCATAGAGTGGGAGTGA
- a CDS encoding MerR family transcriptional regulator, translating to MEQLQPSSELPPIPAKRYFTIGEVSELCGVKAHVLRYWEQEFSQLKPVKRRGNRRYYQHHEVLLIRRIRELLYEEGFTISGARSKLERGEVEVIEPARGGATLIAEPADQVEILALDVVRLRNEIKSILADLRA from the coding sequence GTGGAACAACTCCAGCCTAGTTCAGAATTGCCGCCGATCCCGGCTAAACGCTACTTCACTATTGGTGAAGTGAGCGAGCTGTGCGGCGTGAAGGCGCACGTGCTGCGCTATTGGGAACAGGAGTTCTCCCAACTCAAGCCCGTTAAGCGGCGCGGCAATCGTCGATATTATCAGCATCATGAGGTGCTGCTGATTCGTCGTATCCGTGAGTTGCTGTACGAGGAAGGCTTTACCATCAGCGGTGCTCGCAGTAAGTTGGAGCGCGGCGAGGTTGAGGTGATTGAGCCGGCAAGGGGAGGGGCTACTTTGATCGCAGAGCCTGCCGATCAGGTTGAAATATTGGCTCTTGATGTGGTTCGGTTGCGTAATGAAATCAAGAGTATTCTGGCTGATCTTCGAGCTTAA
- a CDS encoding CBS domain-containing protein: MLSALSCQLSRSTAVERVMGKPLVTVRDDVSYREAVRLFGKHSIRHLVVVDLDGKLIGIISETDLCRKGGIAEMLGQRSIASAMDQNPVLLPHDTDISAAAMWMGRGRQSSVFVVTGARPVGILTERDMVKQYRQGGVHDGLAEGIMSSPVATISSEQTLIEAAQQMTSMSIRHLAVVDGKGDIIGQLSENDLLKGVDVV, from the coding sequence ATGCTAAGCGCACTCAGTTGCCAGCTCAGTCGCTCTACTGCCGTGGAGCGGGTAATGGGGAAGCCGCTGGTTACGGTGCGAGATGATGTGAGCTACCGTGAAGCAGTACGTTTATTCGGAAAACACAGTATCCGTCATCTGGTGGTGGTCGATCTGGACGGCAAGCTCATTGGTATCATCAGTGAGACTGATCTATGCCGAAAAGGTGGCATCGCCGAGATGCTTGGGCAGCGCAGCATCGCTAGTGCTATGGACCAGAATCCGGTGTTGCTGCCGCATGATACCGACATTTCTGCCGCCGCGATGTGGATGGGACGTGGGCGACAAAGTAGTGTGTTTGTCGTGACTGGGGCTCGTCCAGTCGGCATCCTTACCGAGCGGGACATGGTAAAACAATACCGCCAAGGCGGCGTGCACGATGGATTGGCTGAGGGAATCATGTCTTCCCCAGTCGCTACGATCAGTTCAGAACAAACACTCATTGAAGCAGCTCAGCAGATGACGTCCATGAGTATCCGGCATCTCGCTGTCGTGGATGGCAAGGGTGACATCATTGGTCAGCTTTCAGAGAATGACCTTCTTAAAGGTGTCGATGTCGTTTAG
- a CDS encoding integration host factor subunit alpha, which produces MTTLTKAELADLLFEQVGLNKREAKEMVETFFEEIRLQLEQGETVKLSGFGNFQLRDKPQRPGRNPKTGEEIPIEARRVVTFHPSQKLKSMVEQNYSGTTPA; this is translated from the coding sequence ATGACGACGTTGACCAAGGCGGAACTCGCCGATCTGTTGTTTGAACAAGTAGGGCTGAATAAGCGCGAAGCCAAGGAGATGGTGGAAACCTTCTTTGAGGAAATTCGTTTGCAACTGGAACAAGGCGAAACAGTGAAACTGTCAGGTTTTGGTAACTTCCAATTACGAGATAAACCTCAACGTCCTGGGCGTAATCCCAAGACTGGTGAAGAAATTCCTATCGAGGCACGCCGCGTCGTGACTTTCCACCCCAGCCAAAAGCTGAAGAGCATGGTCGAGCAGAATTACAGTGGAACAACTCCAGCCTAG
- the pheT gene encoding phenylalanine--tRNA ligase subunit beta has translation MKFSENWLRSWVNPALDTDGLGHQLTMAGLEVEAQVAAAPAFNNVVVAEVLEVVKHPNADRLNVCQVNVGEAAPITIVCGASNVAVGVKVPCARIGAVLPGDFKIKQAKVRNVESFGMLCSAKELGLAEESNGLWLLPADAPVGTTIRDYLDLDDTLFTLKLTPNRSDCLGIAGLAREVAAITGCAITPMVVAPVADSIPDTLPVTISADTCGLYCGRVVRGVNAAAATPDWMVRRLERSGIRSINAVVDITNYVLLELGQPMHAFDLAQLTGGISVRPAATGEKLALLNGQAVELNPDYLLIADDSRALALAGIMGGAGSGVETTTTDVFLEAAWFAPDAIAGKARNFGLNTDSSFRFERGVDFFATRAAMERATQLLLDICGGKAGPVSEVRGELPQRAPILLRTSRVRRVLGIALSAQQIEAILDRLRFRFVAQGEDFQVTPPSYRFDLGIEADLIEELARIHGYDNIPALPPQGQLSMLPASEGLRPLRRLRQLLVSRDYQETVSYAFLEAEVERDLCGNNAPVSLQNPIASQYSVMRSSLLGGLIGALRVNLSRRQSRVRLFEAGACFAAVNGGYTQTERLAGLCYGSVQPEQWGAPARSVDFYDAKGDVEALFAPRSLSFVAATHPASHPGRSAQIFLGEQAIGWIGELHPQWQQQYDLPQATVWFEVDSAVLQASAAPEACDVSRFPPVRRDLAVVVDEGVSAATLLSALQATVAEHVIEVGLFDVYRGKGLEEGKKSLAFRVLLQDTQKTLTESEIEQNMMQLVAALQRCGAQLRG, from the coding sequence ATGAAATTCTCTGAGAACTGGCTGCGTAGCTGGGTCAACCCAGCTCTCGACACCGATGGTCTGGGGCATCAGCTCACCATGGCTGGATTGGAAGTCGAGGCGCAGGTAGCGGCCGCGCCCGCCTTCAATAACGTGGTGGTGGCCGAGGTGCTGGAAGTGGTCAAGCATCCCAATGCCGACCGCCTCAACGTGTGTCAAGTCAATGTCGGCGAAGCTGCGCCCATCACCATCGTGTGTGGCGCGTCCAACGTCGCCGTTGGCGTGAAAGTTCCGTGTGCGCGCATCGGCGCGGTGTTGCCGGGTGACTTCAAGATCAAGCAGGCCAAGGTGCGCAACGTAGAATCCTTTGGCATGTTGTGTTCGGCCAAAGAACTGGGGCTGGCCGAGGAAAGCAATGGCCTGTGGCTGCTGCCTGCCGACGCGCCGGTCGGCACGACCATCCGCGACTATCTCGATCTCGACGACACCCTATTCACCCTCAAGCTGACACCCAACCGCAGCGACTGTCTCGGCATCGCCGGACTAGCGCGTGAAGTGGCGGCTATCACCGGCTGCGCGATCACGCCGATGGTCGTTGCGCCAGTGGCCGACAGCATCCCTGATACGCTGCCGGTGACGATCAGCGCCGACACTTGCGGCCTGTATTGCGGGCGGGTGGTGCGCGGCGTGAATGCCGCTGCTGCCACGCCGGATTGGATGGTGCGCCGTCTGGAGCGCTCTGGTATCCGCAGCATCAATGCGGTTGTTGACATTACCAACTACGTGCTGCTCGAACTCGGTCAGCCCATGCACGCCTTCGACTTGGCGCAGCTTACTGGTGGTATCTCGGTGCGTCCGGCGGCTACGGGCGAGAAGCTGGCGTTGCTCAATGGCCAGGCTGTGGAGTTGAATCCCGACTACCTGCTGATCGCTGACGACAGCCGCGCGCTGGCGCTGGCGGGCATCATGGGCGGTGCGGGCAGTGGCGTGGAAACCACGACTACGGACGTGTTCCTCGAAGCTGCTTGGTTCGCTCCCGACGCCATCGCGGGCAAGGCGCGCAACTTCGGCCTCAACACCGACTCCTCGTTCCGCTTTGAGCGCGGTGTAGATTTCTTCGCCACCCGCGCGGCGATGGAGCGTGCCACGCAATTGTTGCTGGACATCTGCGGTGGCAAGGCTGGCCCTGTTAGTGAAGTGCGAGGCGAACTGCCGCAGCGCGCACCCATCCTGCTGCGTACCAGCCGTGTTCGTCGTGTGTTGGGCATCGCGCTGTCGGCACAACAAATCGAAGCCATCCTGGATCGCCTGCGCTTCAGGTTCGTCGCGCAGGGAGAAGACTTTCAGGTTACGCCGCCCAGCTATCGTTTTGACCTTGGAATTGAAGCTGATTTGATCGAAGAATTGGCTCGTATTCACGGCTACGACAACATTCCGGCACTACCGCCGCAAGGCCAGCTGTCGATGTTGCCCGCAAGCGAAGGCTTGCGTCCGCTACGTCGTTTGCGCCAGTTGCTGGTGTCGCGCGACTACCAAGAGACGGTCAGTTACGCCTTCCTTGAAGCCGAGGTCGAGCGTGATCTGTGCGGTAATAACGCCCCAGTCAGCTTGCAGAATCCGATCGCCAGCCAATACTCGGTGATGCGTAGCAGTTTGCTGGGCGGCCTGATCGGTGCGTTGCGCGTCAATCTGTCGCGTCGTCAGTCGCGCGTGCGCTTGTTCGAGGCAGGTGCATGCTTCGCTGCGGTTAATGGGGGTTATACGCAAACCGAGAGACTGGCCGGACTGTGCTACGGCAGTGTTCAGCCAGAGCAATGGGGTGCGCCCGCGCGCAGTGTGGACTTTTACGATGCTAAGGGCGATGTCGAAGCGCTGTTTGCGCCGCGCAGTCTGAGTTTTGTCGCAGCGACTCACCCGGCTTCGCACCCAGGGCGTTCGGCGCAAATCTTCCTCGGCGAGCAAGCCATCGGTTGGATCGGCGAACTTCATCCGCAGTGGCAGCAACAGTACGACTTGCCGCAAGCGACAGTATGGTTCGAGGTGGATAGCGCGGTGTTGCAGGCCAGTGCTGCGCCCGAAGCCTGTGATGTATCACGCTTCCCGCCAGTGCGTCGTGATTTGGCGGTTGTCGTGGACGAGGGGGTGTCGGCAGCTACTTTGCTGAGTGCCTTACAGGCAACGGTTGCAGAGCATGTTATTGAGGTTGGATTGTTCGATGTGTATCGTGGAAAAGGCTTAGAGGAAGGCAAAAAAAGCCTTGCATTCCGAGTGTTGTTACAAGATACTCAAAAAACTCTGACTGAGTCGGAGATTGAGCAAAATATGATGCAGTTGGTTGCGGCACTACAAAGATGCGGCGCACAGTTGCGAGGATAG
- a CDS encoding ABC transporter permease: MLAYLIRRLLYALPILIGVNLLTFALFFVVNTPDDMARMQLGIKRVTPEAIEKWKVQHGYDKPLLFNAKAAGADQFTETIFVQKSVRMFAFDFGYSDDGRSISREIGTRMWPSLAIALPNFFVGLALYITFALLMTLFRGTVLDVVGVAMCVVFMSISSLFYIIGGQFLVSKLWHWVPISGYAPGLDGFKFLVLPVIIGVIGGIGGNARWYRTIFLEEINKDYVRTARAKGLSEIKVLFRHVLKNAMIPILTGVVVVIPLLFMGSLLTESFFGVPGLGSYTIDAINMQDFSIVRAMVFLGSVLYIVGLILTDISYTLVDPRVRLQ, encoded by the coding sequence ATGCTCGCTTACCTCATCCGCCGTCTGCTTTACGCCTTGCCGATTCTGATCGGAGTGAATCTGCTCACCTTTGCGCTGTTCTTTGTGGTCAACACGCCGGACGATATGGCGCGGATGCAGCTCGGCATTAAGCGCGTCACGCCGGAGGCGATTGAGAAGTGGAAGGTGCAGCATGGATATGATAAACCGCTGCTGTTCAATGCCAAGGCGGCGGGCGCAGATCAATTCACTGAAACTATCTTCGTCCAAAAATCCGTTCGCATGTTCGCCTTCGATTTCGGCTATTCCGACGACGGGCGCAGTATCAGCCGCGAGATCGGTACGCGCATGTGGCCGAGTTTGGCCATCGCCTTGCCCAATTTCTTCGTGGGGCTGGCGCTTTACATCACCTTTGCGCTACTGATGACTTTGTTCCGGGGCACGGTGCTTGATGTGGTAGGTGTGGCGATGTGTGTGGTATTTATGTCCATTTCCAGCTTGTTCTACATCATCGGCGGGCAGTTCTTGGTGAGCAAGCTGTGGCACTGGGTACCGATCTCGGGCTATGCACCGGGGCTGGATGGCTTCAAGTTTTTGGTGCTGCCGGTCATCATCGGCGTGATCGGCGGCATTGGCGGCAACGCGCGCTGGTATCGAACTATATTTCTTGAAGAGATCAACAAGGACTACGTGCGTACCGCCCGCGCCAAAGGTTTGTCTGAGATCAAAGTGCTGTTCCGCCACGTCCTCAAGAATGCGATGATTCCCATTCTTACCGGCGTGGTGGTGGTCATCCCGCTGCTGTTTATGGGCAGTCTGTTGACGGAATCGTTCTTCGGTGTCCCCGGACTCGGTAGTTACACCATCGATGCCATCAATATGCAGGATTTCAGTATCGTGCGTGCGATGGTGTTTCTCGGTTCGGTGCTGTACATCGTCGGCCTGATTTTGACCGATATTTCATACACATTGGTCGATCCTAGAGTTCGCTTGCAATGA
- the guaB gene encoding IMP dehydrogenase, producing MRITQKALTFDDVLLVPAYSNVLPRDVTLRTQLTRNITLNIPVLSAAMDTVTESRLAIALAQEGGIGIIHKNMSSQLQAAEVARVKRFESGVVKDPITIAPNMTVRDVLGITRQHRISGLPVVDGNQVVGIVTNRDLRFETNLDQPIGNIMTPKERLITVRENSTLDEARVLMHRHRIERVLVVNDTFELRGLMTVKDILKSTEHPLACKDSQGRLRAGAAVGVGEGTEERVELLAEAGVDVIVVDTAHGHSQGVLSRVQWVKKNFPQIEVIGGNIATAAAARALVDHGADGVKVGIGPGSICTTRIVAGVGVPQISAINNVAEALQGSGVPLVADGGIRFSGDISKAIAAGANTVMLGGLFAGTEEAPGEIELFQGRSYKSYRGMGSLGAMQQGSKDRYFQDNEGNNDKLVPEGVEGRVPYKGSVLAVIHQLLGGLRASMGYLGCADIATMHANAEFVQITAAGIRESHVHDVQITKEAPNYHVD from the coding sequence ATGCGTATCACCCAAAAGGCGCTGACCTTTGACGACGTTCTCCTAGTTCCGGCCTATTCAAATGTGTTGCCGCGCGATGTCACGCTGCGCACTCAGTTGACCCGCAACATCACCCTGAACATTCCCGTGCTGTCCGCCGCGATGGATACTGTGACCGAATCCCGTCTGGCCATTGCGCTGGCGCAGGAAGGCGGCATCGGCATCATCCACAAGAATATGTCGTCGCAACTGCAAGCTGCCGAAGTGGCGCGCGTCAAGCGTTTCGAGAGTGGTGTGGTGAAAGATCCAATCACTATCGCGCCCAACATGACCGTTCGCGACGTGTTGGGCATCACTCGCCAGCATCGCATCTCCGGCTTGCCGGTGGTCGATGGTAATCAGGTGGTCGGCATCGTGACTAATCGCGATCTGCGTTTCGAGACCAATCTCGATCAGCCTATCGGAAACATCATGACGCCGAAGGAACGGCTCATCACCGTGCGTGAAAATTCGACACTGGATGAGGCGCGGGTGCTGATGCACCGTCATCGCATTGAGCGCGTGCTGGTAGTGAACGATACCTTCGAGCTGCGCGGCCTGATGACGGTGAAAGATATCCTGAAGTCCACCGAACATCCGCTGGCCTGTAAGGATAGTCAAGGTCGCTTGCGCGCCGGTGCTGCGGTGGGCGTGGGTGAAGGTACCGAAGAGCGCGTCGAGCTGCTGGCCGAGGCTGGCGTGGACGTGATCGTGGTGGACACCGCGCACGGCCATTCGCAAGGCGTGCTGTCGCGTGTGCAGTGGGTGAAGAAAAACTTCCCGCAGATCGAAGTGATCGGCGGCAACATCGCCACGGCTGCAGCTGCGCGTGCGCTGGTCGATCATGGCGCGGACGGCGTTAAGGTCGGTATCGGCCCCGGCTCTATTTGTACTACCCGTATCGTGGCTGGCGTGGGCGTGCCGCAGATATCTGCGATCAATAACGTGGCGGAAGCGCTGCAAGGCAGCGGCGTACCGCTAGTTGCAGATGGCGGTATTCGTTTTTCTGGCGACATCTCCAAGGCTATTGCCGCAGGTGCAAATACGGTGATGTTGGGCGGACTGTTCGCCGGTACCGAAGAGGCGCCGGGCGAGATCGAGCTGTTCCAAGGTCGCTCTTACAAGAGCTATCGTGGCATGGGTAGCTTGGGTGCGATGCAGCAAGGCTCCAAGGATAGATACTTCCAAGACAACGAAGGCAACAACGATAAGCTGGTGCCGGAAGGCGTGGAAGGTCGCGTGCCTTACAAGGGCAGCGTGCTCGCCGTGATCCATCAGCTGCTCGGTGGCCTGCGTGCGAGTATGGGTTACCTCGGCTGCGCTGATATCGCTACCATGCATGCCAATGCAGAATTCGTCCAGATCACCGCTGCCGGTATACGCGAGTCGCACGTGCATGATGTGCAGATCACCAAGGAAGCGCCGAACTACCACGTTGATTAA
- a CDS encoding riboflavin synthase, which produces MFSGIIADVGIIKRAQDRNGGLRLSVSTLELGMDDVKLGDSIAVNGICLTVVERLGYDFTVDVSRETLNCTVGLDRQGARVNLEKALRLSDRIGGHLVSGHVDGVGEVVQFNDLGESWLLAVRAPHALAKYIAVKGSITINGVSLTVNHVAGCEFAVNLIPHTLAVTTLNELKVGAMLNLEIDLIARYVERMQTSI; this is translated from the coding sequence ATGTTTAGCGGAATCATCGCTGATGTTGGCATCATTAAGCGAGCACAAGACCGTAACGGCGGCCTGCGCCTGTCGGTATCCACTCTAGAGTTGGGTATGGATGACGTGAAATTGGGCGATAGCATCGCGGTCAATGGTATCTGTTTAACAGTGGTTGAGAGGCTTGGTTACGATTTCACTGTTGATGTCTCGCGCGAGACGCTCAACTGTACGGTTGGGCTGGACAGGCAGGGTGCGCGAGTGAATCTGGAGAAAGCGTTGCGCTTGTCCGATCGCATTGGTGGTCATTTGGTAAGTGGTCACGTCGATGGTGTGGGCGAGGTGGTTCAATTCAACGATCTCGGTGAAAGCTGGTTGTTAGCAGTGCGCGCACCGCACGCATTGGCCAAATACATCGCGGTCAAAGGCTCGATAACGATTAACGGTGTTAGTCTCACAGTCAATCATGTTGCGGGTTGCGAGTTTGCCGTCAATCTCATTCCTCATACCTTGGCGGTCACTACGCTCAATGAGTTAAAGGTCGGCGCCATGCTAAATCTGGAGATTGACCTTATCGCCCGCTACGTGGAACGTATGCAAACCTCGATTTGA
- the htpG gene encoding molecular chaperone HtpG, producing MTNTSTTSRETLGFQTEVKQLLQLMIHSLYSNREIFLRELVSNASDACDKLRFEGLHNAALFENDSDLAIRISFNKEARTLTIADNGIGMSRDEVINNLGTIAKSGTREFFSRLSGDQQKDASLIGQFGVGFYSAFIVADKVSVLTRRAGENTDQGVRWESDGGGEFSIEMVDKTTRGTEITLHLREGQDDLLEGFRLRGIIRKYSNHIVQPIVMKKEEWKDGSNVISDEDETVNQASALWARSKNEITEDEYKEFYKHVGHDYDAPLAWTHARVEGRQEYTQLLYIPARAPFDLYDRSSRHGVKLYVRRVFIMDDAEQLMPQYLRFVRGVVDSNDLPLNVSREILQESKDIDAIRAGCSKKVLGLLEDLATNEPEKYAKFWGEFGRVLKEGVGEDFANKDKIAGLLRFASTQADTTDEIVSLKDYLSRMKEGQEKIYYVTAETFNAAKNSPHLEVFRKKGIEVLLLTERVDEWVVGSLTEFDGKQLVSVAKGGLDLGKLEDEAEKQEQEKEAGDLKELTDKIAGSLTDRVKEVRVTHRLTDSPACLVADEHDIGGNLARILKAAGQKAPTSQPILEINPRHPVVQRLKDETVKFDDWAAVLFDQALLAEGGQLDDPAGFVKRVNQLMLEMGR from the coding sequence ATGACCAACACAAGCACCACCAGCCGCGAAACGCTAGGCTTTCAGACCGAAGTCAAGCAACTGCTGCAACTGATGATCCATTCGCTGTATTCCAACCGCGAGATTTTCCTGCGCGAACTGGTTTCCAACGCTTCCGACGCCTGTGACAAGCTGCGTTTCGAGGGGCTGCACAATGCGGCGCTGTTCGAGAACGATTCTGATCTGGCCATTCGCATCAGCTTCAACAAAGAAGCTCGCACGCTGACCATCGCCGACAACGGCATCGGCATGAGCCGCGACGAAGTCATCAACAACTTGGGTACCATTGCCAAGTCCGGCACGCGCGAGTTCTTCTCACGCCTGTCTGGTGACCAGCAGAAGGATGCCAGCCTGATCGGCCAGTTCGGCGTGGGCTTCTATTCCGCCTTCATTGTCGCCGACAAAGTGTCGGTACTAACCCGTCGCGCTGGCGAGAACACCGACCAAGGCGTGCGTTGGGAGTCCGATGGCGGTGGCGAGTTCTCCATCGAGATGGTGGACAAGACCACGCGCGGCACCGAGATCACGCTGCATCTGCGCGAAGGTCAGGACGACCTGCTGGAAGGCTTCCGCCTACGCGGCATCATCCGCAAATATTCCAACCACATCGTCCAGCCCATCGTAATGAAAAAGGAAGAGTGGAAGGACGGCAGCAACGTCATCAGCGACGAAGACGAGACAGTGAATCAGGCCTCGGCGCTGTGGGCGCGCAGCAAGAACGAAATCACCGAGGACGAGTACAAGGAATTCTACAAGCACGTCGGCCATGATTACGATGCCCCGCTGGCTTGGACACACGCCCGCGTCGAAGGCCGTCAGGAATACACACAGTTGCTGTACATCCCAGCACGCGCGCCGTTCGATCTATACGACCGCAGCTCGCGACACGGCGTAAAGCTGTACGTGCGCCGCGTGTTCATCATGGACGATGCCGAGCAACTGATGCCGCAATACCTGCGCTTTGTGCGCGGGGTGGTCGATTCCAACGACCTGCCGCTCAACGTCTCGCGCGAAATCTTGCAAGAATCCAAGGATATCGATGCTATCCGCGCTGGTTGCTCGAAGAAAGTGCTGGGCTTGCTGGAAGACTTGGCGACGAATGAGCCGGAGAAGTACGCCAAGTTCTGGGGCGAATTCGGGCGCGTGCTGAAGGAAGGCGTAGGCGAAGACTTTGCCAACAAGGACAAGATCGCCGGATTGCTGCGCTTCGCCTCGACACAGGCCGATACCACCGACGAGATCGTGTCGCTGAAGGATTACCTCAGCCGCATGAAGGAAGGCCAAGAGAAGATCTACTACGTCACCGCCGAAACATTCAATGCCGCCAAGAACAGCCCGCATCTGGAAGTGTTCCGCAAAAAGGGCATCGAAGTGCTATTGCTCACCGAACGCGTGGACGAATGGGTAGTCGGCAGCTTGACCGAATTCGACGGCAAGCAATTGGTCTCGGTCGCCAAGGGCGGGCTGGACTTAGGCAAGCTGGAAGATGAAGCTGAGAAGCAAGAGCAGGAAAAGGAAGCAGGCGATCTGAAGGAGTTGACAGACAAAATCGCAGGCAGCCTGACGGACCGAGTCAAGGAAGTGCGCGTCACCCATCGCCTGACCGACTCGCCTGCTTGCCTAGTGGCCGACGAACACGATATCGGCGGCAACCTCGCCCGCATCTTGAAAGCCGCCGGTCAAAAAGCGCCGACCTCGCAACCGATTCTGGAGATCAACCCGCGCCATCCGGTGGTACAACGCCTGAAGGATGAAACCGTGAAATTCGACGACTGGGCGGCAGTGTTGTTCGACCAAGCCTTGCTCGCCGAAGGCGGTCAACTCGACGACCCCGCTGGCTTCGTCAAGCGGGTGAATCAGTTGATGCTGGAAATGGGACGCTAG